A part of Variovorax sp. HW608 genomic DNA contains:
- the motB gene encoding flagellar motor protein MotB produces the protein MNADKNRVIVKKVAGGHAGHHGGGWKIAYADFMTAMMAFFLVMWLLSISTPKQREGIAEHFRMPLKVALSGGDKSSLSSSVIPGGGPDPIAQEGEEKLSDAERAEMEDAARLADMKKRLDELIENSPVFKQLRSQILIDITSEGLRLQIVDSAKRPMFDLASARVVPHMRAILRELGPTLNDLPNKITLSGHTDAVVYTNGDKAYGNWELSADRANASRRELVTGGMNENKVLRVVGLADSMHLDNADPRNPINRRISIMVLNRQTQDRIERENSGELDKPRVGTSLPAGTDAKLTSLEPAASTQ, from the coding sequence ATGAACGCAGACAAGAATCGCGTCATCGTCAAGAAGGTCGCCGGCGGCCATGCTGGCCATCACGGCGGCGGCTGGAAGATCGCCTACGCCGACTTCATGACGGCCATGATGGCTTTCTTCCTCGTGATGTGGCTGCTGTCGATCTCGACGCCCAAGCAGCGCGAGGGCATCGCAGAGCACTTCCGCATGCCGCTGAAGGTCGCTCTGAGCGGCGGCGACAAGAGCAGCCTCAGTTCGAGCGTGATCCCCGGCGGCGGGCCGGACCCGATCGCACAGGAAGGCGAGGAGAAGCTCTCCGACGCCGAACGCGCCGAGATGGAAGACGCCGCGCGCCTCGCCGACATGAAGAAGCGGCTGGACGAACTGATCGAGAACAGCCCGGTCTTCAAGCAGCTGCGCTCGCAGATCCTGATCGACATCACGAGCGAAGGCCTGCGCCTGCAGATCGTGGACAGCGCCAAGCGCCCGATGTTCGACCTCGCGAGCGCGCGCGTCGTGCCGCACATGCGTGCGATCCTGCGCGAGCTGGGGCCGACGCTCAACGACCTGCCGAACAAGATCACCCTTTCGGGCCATACCGACGCCGTCGTCTACACCAACGGCGACAAGGCCTACGGCAACTGGGAACTGTCGGCCGACCGCGCCAACGCATCGCGGCGCGAGCTCGTGACAGGCGGCATGAACGAGAACAAGGTGCTGCGCGTCGTCGGCCTCGCCGACAGCATGCACCTGGACAACGCCGACCCCCGCAACCCGATCAACCGGCGCATCAGCATCATGGTCCTGAACCGTCAGACGCAGGACCGCATCGAGCGCGAGAACAGCGGCGAACTCGACAAGCCGAGAGTCGGCACGTCATTGCCCGCAGGCACCGACGCGAAGCTGACGTCGCTCGAGCCAGCCGCGTCCACCCAGTAG
- the motA gene encoding flagellar motor stator protein MotA — protein sequence MLVLVGYLVVVGTVFGGYALMGGHFGVLFQPVEVLMIGGAALGAFVAGNNGKTIKATMKELPLLLRSTKHNQQLYMDLLALLYELLAKARKDGMMKLESDVESPKESEIFNRYPSIMAEHEVMEFLCDYLRLMVSGNTDAFEIEALMDHEIETIRHEAEVPSHSLARVGDALPALGIVAAVLGVVHALGSANLPPSEMGALIAHAMVGTFLGVLLAYGFVMPLATVINQKVEEGMKVFQCAKVTLLASLNGYAPQLAVEFGRKVLFSTERPTFNELDEHVREVKAR from the coding sequence GTGCTGGTGCTCGTCGGATACCTGGTGGTGGTGGGAACCGTGTTCGGGGGCTATGCCCTCATGGGCGGTCATTTCGGCGTCCTGTTCCAGCCGGTCGAAGTCCTGATGATCGGCGGCGCCGCATTGGGCGCCTTCGTCGCCGGCAACAACGGCAAGACGATCAAGGCGACGATGAAGGAGTTGCCGCTGCTCCTGCGCTCGACCAAGCACAACCAGCAGCTCTACATGGACCTGCTCGCCTTGTTGTACGAGCTCCTCGCCAAGGCCCGCAAGGACGGCATGATGAAGCTCGAATCCGACGTCGAGAGCCCGAAGGAAAGCGAGATCTTCAACCGCTATCCGTCCATCATGGCCGAGCACGAGGTGATGGAGTTCCTCTGCGACTACCTGCGCCTGATGGTGAGCGGCAACACCGACGCCTTCGAGATCGAGGCGCTGATGGACCACGAGATCGAGACCATCCGCCACGAGGCCGAAGTGCCCTCGCACAGCCTGGCGCGCGTCGGCGATGCGCTGCCTGCCCTCGGCATCGTGGCCGCGGTGCTGGGCGTGGTGCATGCGCTCGGCTCGGCCAACCTGCCGCCTTCCGAGATGGGTGCGCTGATCGCCCACGCGATGGTCGGCACCTTCCTCGGCGTGCTGCTGGCCTATGGCTTCGTGATGCCGCTGGCCACCGTGATCAACCAGAAGGTGGAAGAGGGCATGAAGGTCTTCCAGTGCGCGAAGGTCACCCTGCTCGCGAGCCTGAACGGCTATGCGCCGCAACTGGCGGTGGAGTTCGGTCGCAAGGTGCTGTTCTCGACCGAACGTCCGACCTTCAACGAGCTCGACGAGCACGTCCGCGAAGTCAAGGCCCGCTGA
- the flhC gene encoding flagellar transcriptional regulator FlhC encodes MSKKSVLGEVRQVQLAIELIELGARLQFLESEVGLSRERLIRLYKELKGVSPPKGLLPFSTDWYMTWLANIHSSMFYNMYRFMLEEAYETPLRALIKSYRLYMEQIEAHGGDVVLDFTRAYTMVRFFESDMLQLSTCSRCGGRFVAHAHDNKHGYVCVLCRPPSRAGKARGPKRAEAPAESESGSDTVLARAEARAAIGGH; translated from the coding sequence ATGAGCAAGAAAAGCGTCCTGGGCGAAGTGCGCCAGGTTCAATTAGCCATCGAGCTGATCGAGCTCGGCGCGCGGCTGCAATTTCTGGAATCGGAAGTCGGCCTGAGCCGTGAACGCCTGATTCGCCTTTACAAGGAATTGAAAGGGGTTTCGCCGCCCAAGGGTCTTTTGCCTTTTTCGACGGATTGGTACATGACCTGGTTGGCCAATATCCATTCCTCGATGTTCTACAACATGTACCGCTTCATGCTGGAAGAGGCCTACGAGACGCCGCTGCGCGCGCTGATCAAGAGCTACCGCCTCTACATGGAGCAGATCGAGGCACACGGCGGCGACGTCGTACTGGACTTCACGCGCGCCTACACGATGGTGCGCTTCTTCGAGAGCGACATGCTCCAGCTGAGCACCTGCAGCCGCTGCGGCGGCCGCTTCGTGGCGCACGCGCACGACAACAAGCACGGCTATGTGTGCGTGCTCTGCCGACCGCCGTCGCGCGCGGGCAAGGCGCGCGGCCCGAAGCGGGCGGAGGCGCCCGCCGAATCCGAGTCCGGTTCCGACACCGTTCTGGCGCGCGCCGAGGCGCGGGCCGCCATCGGAGGCCACTGA